One Ostrea edulis chromosome 6, xbOstEdul1.1, whole genome shotgun sequence genomic window, TATTGACCTTTCACGTGTTCGATATGTAAATCGCTCTGTGTAAATTGCTCACAGtttaaattttttctcaaaGGTTGTGATGATTACATTTAAGTTTTCacatatcagtatcaatattttataagtCTTCTAGTGTGTGTATTTAGAATTCAAGATTTTTGATAACTTTGTAAAGCTTTTGGTGCATGTTATTCTTGATTTACTGAAATTTGATATCTTTAGCATGAAATGTGTAGATATGTTCTGAATAAcatattacatgtttattataaacCATGCCACTTATCTTTTGTGCAGAACCTGTTGTAATAGGatcttatttttgtttacagtattttacCCTCCCTGGAGGTTGTCTCTCTGCcattaaaagtaaagaaacatACATCGTCTTTCTTGTGACAGAATAAAGACCCTTAAACCTGGTTATTgccaggttttttttttgagcGCTAGCTCTTCTCAAATACAGTAGATGttttgtgaccttgaattcTTGTCAACTCCAGTTACCATCcctttaattttatgttttgacTTGAATATCTTTGATACTATGACAGTTTAGGTTTTCTTAATTCTGGTTCTTACTCTTTCGACCTTGAAtttagggtcaaaggtcaaggccatacatatattttctaatgtttgcatttttcaaacaaattgaGCATTTTTAAGTCAAAGTCACCTCTCTTTTACAAAGCACTATGATACGATCTCTTAGAGGTTGtgtttagtcccctaccgacaaaatggaaggggactttaggtttgcactccgtccgtctgtctgtcagatCAGTTTTAatcacttttttctctgttcttacagatatacatttgatatttagtacattgctttgcccTAACAAGTTACAAATCTAGTTTGAATTTTATCTCAGTCCAttgtacatcaaacttggtgctcAAGTACATTGTAAGGAGAAGGTGACCTGCACTGATTTTAATGTagcatggtcaaagatcaagtgtcaaactggacacaggaatatactgtctgctcaatatcttgagaatcctttgtttgacagacatcaaacttagtacaccgGTACATCCTAAAATGTAGATGACCCttagtgattttgaggtcacatggtcaaaggtcaaactggacataggaagatactgaccactcaatatctcgagaaccctttgcttgacatacatcaaacttgatacactggtacatcttaagaagtagatgactccaagggattttgaggtcacatggtcaaaggtcaaactggacataggaagatactgaccactcaatatcttaaaaactctttgcttgacagacatcaaacttggtacactggtacatcttaaaaGGTAAATGACCTTtagtgattttgaagtcacatggtcaaaggtcaaactggacatagaaaatactgaccactcaatatcttgagagcccttttcttgacagacatcaaacttggcacactggtacagcataaggagaatatgacccctaatgattttgaggtgacaaggtcaaaggtcaagggttaaactggacatagtaatatattgtcttctatactttaagaattatttgattgattgatactaaacttggtacactggcaaagcataaggagtagatgacctatattgatttttaggtcacatggtcaatccactcctgacataggaagatattgtcttctcaatattttgaattggtgatactactataaaattagatgatgcatgtgtataacccttttcaattttgcaccatgcgGGCATATCTCTTGTTTGGATTTGAattaatagttttgaaatttatgttgCAGATACATTTTTATTCGCCcgtcttaaagggactgattcacgattttccccaaaattttgtttttcatttttaattatcaaaatccactgtttaatgtgtttgaaatatttcacatgaaaatattaagattatacattatcacagaagctcattatagagagtttattatttgttttgtaaacaaaaattgtggtatgctattgtttactaaattttcaaaagaaatggatatcgatctaagtttattatatctttcacatttcaattatttttggggtaaaatgtgtcatctaaaagtaaaaatttgtgactatgcaaaattaagatgcattacattacaaaatcaatatttcacttatttgtttgtttacatataaagactcgagtctttgtttacataacacagatttaaggctaatatattgctttcattcttaCATTACATTCAGatggtcaaaattttggctgtcaacattaaatgagttatatttctaatgtttaccataaaaaatgaaaaatattttaatcaaaaatcgtgaaccagtccctttaagacgggacgtattatggtatggcgttcatgtccgtccgtctgttagctttttcgtgtccgacccgtaacttaaatactacaaggcctagaattatcaaactttgtctgtagatacatcttgggtagaaggtgtgtcgcacattaaaaacaggtcactgtgacttttcattaagaagatatggccatatatggcaaaaacttgtccggctcataacttgaaaactattagacctagaatcaccaaaattggtcaactaatgcatcttaggtagaaggtgtgtcgcatcctactttaaggtcactgtgacatttaattaaggtgatatataaaaaaaatgttttaatgggtacaatctatactgttaacaatatgtgatgggcgtatcatgtgccgtggcggtgcactttattggATTCTGTACTCATtgatgtttggggaacatctgtaaagATCCCAATTGAGAATTATataagaatttattttcatagaaattAGGTTTGTGTGAAGGACAGTCAgatataatatgaaatttactgtataataaGAAGTGTTAGTACACATGATgtgttaaacaagatactgaATGCTAGAATGACATTTCTTTGGATTCTATGCAGAAGTATCCTATATACGAATATTGCTCGTATAAGTTCACCATCAGTATCGTTATAATTCATTGCACATCTTTTTACAGAAACTAAAGAGTCGAAAGGCCCAGCTGTAGAGAGATTCCCATTTCTCGAGCaaggacaaaaaaaaaagattaaaaaggTGCTGACTAAGGAGGCAACGTCTCCGGAAGTAACGGATGATCAGGAAGCCACCCAGAGGAAGGTCTTATCATTTATATGGGAGTCATCCCTGCTGTGTAATGTTAAGTGCGACCTGGACAGAGAGTATGCTGAATCTTTGCAACTTCAATCAAAGAGACAAAAAGCCAAGGCCATTAGAAGTAGAACGGAAATGACTATTACCCCACCACCTAGGAGCATTGAAGAGTGGGCCGTTTCCTCTACTTATAAATGATGCTATTACTGTTAATAGTTATATTTAATTTCCTCATTgctagctcacctgagccaaaggctcaaggtCACAATTAATAATATTATACcgttataaccagtttttatgaaattttaataatgttGTTGAAGGAGAATTGCAATTTTTCGGATGTTTATAATTGATACTGTTTAAGTATGTCTAGCATCTtgaaaagtgtgatgacctatatatttcatttgataatttattaattttaactttaataaattgaaataaatgcatttttgatACTTTTATCAGAGAATATTgcaagtatggagttaccttgatatatttatacagatttgTTCTGCTTTAGTACTAGTGTATCAGTATTATTACATCAAGTTCATTTGTgtgaatattataatatttaaGAATGAATAAAACTGTCTTGTCTGTCAAATTGTGGCTTGTATTCTCTGTACAGTAGAAGGTCTTTGAGCATCAAGTTGGAAACTTGATATCAAATGCATGTATGCAGAAACCATTTGCAAATCAGTGGCTTATGCATGCGGAAACTTGACGTAAACCATATATAAAccaatatatttatgtatgcGTAAACTTATGCTaaactatatatgtatattgatggTTTACGCCTGCGGAAACTTATGATAAACCATATGTATGTCAATGGTTTATGGCTGCGGAAACTTGAGGTTTCAGCAAGTTTCCGTTGCGGAAACCATATGGATTCGTGGACACCCTAAGTTTCCGGAGTGCGGAATCTTGCTGAAACTGGAAGTTTCCAAGCGGAAACTTGGCAGAAACCTTATGTATACCTAAGTTTCCGCCTTGcggaaactgcatttttcatcaTGTGCCATGAGCTTAAAATAGCTCACTTCAAATTTGGACTTTCATAGGAGTAACCTCAGAGAATGATTCATGTACAAATGTAGATCTGAAACTAAAATCCATTTGATCCTATGATTGGGACAACTTGCTTATTTTATATTCGAAAAAACAAactataattcaattatttatgcACTTGCTTACTGAACTCTTCAGCTAAATGTTCACACACTGTACTTATTTTTTCACGAATTTCATTTTCAACGCATTTGGTTTGGCACCATGGAGTATCGAACCTTCTCCAGAACaagaaaaatggtaattttaagACGCAGAATGTCAGAGTTTAGGGGCTACAGATCCCTCAAGAAAGGGGCTAGCAATTTCCAATACTTTCAGATGATGTAACTTCTCATTTCTAACAACTTATCCATTTACGTCAACTTCAAATATTTCTAGTTAAAAAGTTCTATAGAGACAAAACTGTGATTTTGATGCTACGAAATTACCCCCTTGCATTCATTCCCTACCGAGCATTTTTCTGGGATAAGATAGAACATTTTTGATACAGCATCAGCAAAAGTACATACATTTTCCTacataatgaaaaatatcacgACTTTTTAGCATGAATGGTAACAGAGATATTGTGCGGACAAAACTGGTGATGAAAATCAAAagaagaggcccaagggccacaacgctcacctgaaACTTGTTGCTGAGAAGCTTTATACAGTATAGTAAGTCATTCTGCAAGTACTTTCACAGAAGACATTTTATATTATAAGATTATCTTAACCCTCCTCCTACAGGCCCCAAAGTCAATTAAATGATTTCcattgattttttgttgttgttcctAGGAAGCTTTATGCAAAACATCTAATTATTCGGCTCAGTACTTTTACAGAAGGACATGTTTATACCTTTTCCTAGATCAGTCAAAGTTAAACTTTGACCCTCCCACCACCACCTTGTGGGCCTCTAGGTCAATTTCCCTTGATCTAACTCGACTCTCTTTGTTACTAGGAAgcttcatgtaaaatatcaagcCATTCTGCTTTGTACTTTCAcggaaattatttttaaaaatcttttcttatATAGACCTATGTTAAACACTGAAGCCCCCTTAGTTAATTTCCCTTGAATAAAGTTGACTCCCCTTGCTTCCTGCTAGGAAGcttcatgcaaaatattgagCTATTCTGATTAGTACTTTCacaaaagaagattttttaatatattttcccaTATAAGCCTATGTTAAACTTGGAAGCCCCGTTATGGACCCCTAAATTGATAAATCAATTTCCCTTGAACAACTTGAGTCTTATTGTTGCTAGGAAGCTTCATGTAAAATGTCTCGTCATTCTGGTTGCTACTTTCACAGAAGAATAATTTTTATCCTTTCCATTATAAGcctgtgtaaaactttgatcccccccccctaattGGCCCTTAAGTCGACAGACGAATTTCCACTTAACTAACTTGACTCTCCTTGTTACTAGGAAGCTTCATGCAAAACATCGAGCTATTCTGATTAGCAATTACacaaaagaagatttttaaaatatattttcctatatCAGCCTATGTTAAACTTTTACCCCCTTTACGGCCCCTaggtcaatcaatcaattttccTTGAATAAATTTGACTGACCTGGTTGTTAGAAAGCTTCATGTATAATATCAAGTCATTCTGCTTGGTACTTTCACAGAAAAAGATTATTTTATAGATTTCCTATCTAGGTAACgcttctaaatagtataaaaggtCATTCCGACGAACATTTTAATTCTGTAATTCACTATATagcaactacatgtacagtatatcgaCCTGAGGAAATACTCTCAAAATtaatatatgtacaaaatagTGCCACCATGAAttacatttagattgtgcaatatatatttgtatatatttaatgcgaataaaactgtttattgtatacaGAACTACACTTATATTATATGTGAGGCAGAAATGTACGAGAAAAATTACagaggttgattgattgatcgtatcttgcttaacgtctcgatcgagaatatttcatccatatcgagacgtcaccaagatcggtgaagggcttcaaatttagggcCATGTTCGGCACTTACGTATGGAGGGTAATCGTGTTCAAAAATCCAAACTTGTAACTTTGTAAATCCGAGCTTGCAATCATGTTACTTTCATAGTCTAGACATGTAAGTAGGTAATTTCCACACCTAAACTTGTAGTTTCGAACATACAACTGTGTTGACTACGAGTTTTAACTATGAGTTTGTGTATTTATCATCCTGTTAACTTTGCTACTCAGGCATGCATACTTCAGAATGTACCCTTGAATTTTGCCCCTTTTAATATCACACTTGAACATTTCGTATGCTGAAAGTAAAAATGATGTTACACTGAATGTCTTGTTAATAAATCTGTCATCTCTCTACATGTGCTCTGAATAAACCACACACACATTTGACAAGTCTACATGTTTGTCGAATTTTGACAAGACCATATATGGGAAATAGGTGGAAACTTCCGAACATTTTCGAGAATTAAGATTGGCAAGCGCATTGTCGACCTCGATTCAGTGGACGATACGAGGAGTTCCGAGTAGAGGAAAAAAGCGCGGAATCTCAGTATCCAAAATGGCATTATCAAGAGCTGCGGACCTCCTAAAGAAGGCTGTAGGTGAACTTGAGAGAGTAAATCCAGACGTCGACACTCCTGGCCCTGCTCGGGAACAGCAGAACAAAGGAGAAAAAGTAAGTACGGCGTTGCTTAAAGTCATCTGTTAAACAGGTCCAGTcaaaagactatttctacctacgtaggtATAAATAGCTACCTACCTGCCTACAGTAATATTTAACCCAACTTAAAGTAGCTATCATGTTTAGGGCCTATCATGTGCGCTTAATTGTACTGCATAATGTGGGGTTCTATtctatgtgtatgtatattttcttttaaatttcacATTATTTCTCATCTGAGGATGATGTGTAAAAAGAATGATCCCATTAAAAGGTTTCCATTAATTAGTGTACAGTTGTAAAATCGGACCAAAGTTACTATCGATTATTGAATTGAATCGGCAGCATACAATCGATTGTAAAATCGAAATAGTCGAAGTTTCTTAAAATGTTAGATCAAATTACACTGTGTAATATTCATTgtgaaagtaaaaatatttccATGATTGGCAACAAACGGTACGAATATAGGTTTGACCATAGAACAATCGACTATTTCAGCTAGTACATTATATAAGCACTTTAAACCAGCCAGATCATCTGTAAAAAATTGTTTCTTTGCCCTCTCCCAACCGGCTGTCTAAAAGTGGCCCGACtggaaagtttttttttcatcctGTAAACAAgcatttcaatttcattaaaaccattaatttttatagattttgaatattcaacattattcttgaaattttttaggtaaaaaaaaaataccctcctACCTCCtgactcattttttttttaagattctGAGTCAGGAGAGGGTAAACATACATTATTTTAAAGATGGCCCAAGCTCAAAAGTCAACTCTTTAACAGACATAAGGTTGACCAAGATAAGTCATGTACGTTTCTACTAGCATTACTAGTATTCATTTTTGCAGTTTCTGCATAGaatgcaattttaaaaaaaatagcttCAAAATACAATATGGTCAAAACAAGGTTATATGAGACAATATAATTTGGGCCAGAAGTTTGAAAGCCCTGTAGGAATCATTGTCCATATGTCTCTGTCAACACTTTTAATGAGCAGTTTTtaatgaaacatttaaaaattttgtatGATGCAGTTTCTGCACAATCTCTTCACTTAGCTATGCATTGAAAATTGCctgaaacaaaattaaagaagattttttttggaCACAGAATGTTGCAGCCACAATACGAACTATGTTTGCACCATACAATACCAATTTGACTGCATACAGAAGGCCTCAGACAAAattcatgggccacatcgctcaccttggcccatatctgaagactttccatatatatttgcatgtaaaaccttggtccctattatggcccaaactaccctttgcaaacgtgaatctacactatgtcagaaagctttcatgtaaatgtcaacttctttggcccaatggttcttttaaagcttttttctatatttgtatgtaaaactttgacccccccccacttgtggcaccatcctaccccccggggaccatgatttgaacaaacttgaatctgcactatgtcagaaagttttcttgtaaatatcagcttttctgactcagtggttattgagaaaaagattttaactatatatttgtatgtaaaatttgatccccccttgtggccccatcctacccccggagcccatgatttgaacaaacttgaatctgcactatgtcagaaagttttcatgtaaaaatcagcttttctggcttagtggttcttgagaagaagatttttaaagtttttccctatatatttgtgtgtaaaactttgaccccccccttggggccccatcttatccccgggggccatgatttgaacaaacttgaatctgcactatgtcagaaagttttcatgtaaaaatcagcttttctggcttagtgttCTTGAGacgattttaaaagatttttcctatatatttgtatgtaaaactttgatccccccttggggccccatcctatccccgggggccatgatttgaacaaacttgaatctgcactatgtcaggaagttttcatgtaaaaatcagcttttctgactcagtggttcttgagaagaagat contains:
- the LOC125648321 gene encoding uncharacterized protein LOC125648321 isoform X1; protein product: MPYTNNDGMFHPRNSSQLWCSIKLNPSALEVKGTGVLGMILKPKAPYHETKESKGPAVERFPFLEQGQKKKIKKVLTKEATSPEVTDDQEATQRKVLSFIWESSLLCNVKCDLDREYAESLQLQSKRQKAKAIRSRTEMTITPPPRSIEEWAVSSTYK
- the LOC125648321 gene encoding uncharacterized protein LOC125648321 isoform X2, giving the protein MSGIGTLANRETKESKGPAVERFPFLEQGQKKKIKKVLTKEATSPEVTDDQEATQRKVLSFIWESSLLCNVKCDLDREYAESLQLQSKRQKAKAIRSRTEMTITPPPRSIEEWAVSSTYK